The genomic interval CCCAGGGCAAAGTCCACGCTGGTCCAACTGAGAAACCAGCCCTTCTAACACAGGAGAAGGCAGATTTGGGACATGATGTGAGACGCGTCTTGATGCTGGTGAGGCCGTCAGGTCTCTGCAGGTCAGACCCCGCTGCCCCACTCTGTCTGCAGCCTCTTGACCAGGCCCCCTCTGTCCTGTGTCCTTCAGGTGTCAGCCCACGCGGGAGATGTGACTGGGACTGAGGGAGCCCGGGGAGCATGGAGACCGTGGTGATTGTTGCCATAGGCGTGCTGGCCACCATCTTTCTGGCCTCGTTTGCAGCCTTGGTGGTGGTGTGCAGGCAGCGATACTGCCGGCCTCGAGACCTGCTGCAGCGCTATGATTCCAAGTGAGTGCGAAGGGGCGGGGCTATGATTCCAAGTGAGTGCGAAGGGGCGGGGCTATGATTCCAAGTGAGTGCGAAGGGGCGGGGCTATGATTCCAAGTGAGTGTGAAGGGGCGGGGCTATGATTCCAAGTGAGTGTGAAGGGGCGGGGCTATGATTCCAAGTGAGTGTGAAGGGGCGGGGCTATGATTCCAAGTGAGTGCGAAGGGGCGAGGGAGGAGGGCGGCGGTGCCCTGGGGCtcacacaaaagagaaagaagtttGGTGCTGGGCAACTGGCTCAGCCTTTTGCCTCTAGAATGGTAGCTGAAGGTTCTCCTCATTAAAGACCACAGAGCTTCAGAGTGTTGCTTACGCCCCCCAACATCCTGAGCTACCTCTGATGTGTTACTGAACTAATGAGAAAGTGACTGAACATGTTCACCTAGCATAAGGATGTGGCCCTCACTCTAGAACTGGCCACCTCACTTAGCATTTGGACAAACCAAATCCCTTTCCAACCAAACCTATAGGAACAGAAATCTGATGCCCACACCCAGCCACACATCTAAGCAGCAGACATTCGGTGTTGGGAAATCCCAGCacaggactctctctctctgctcagatTTGTTCAGGATGCACTTTAAGTGAAAAAGGTTTTGTAAGCAAGATCATGTTTTCAGTTCcgtgatgttttttatttttttaaatttattttttattttatttatttatttttttagttctgagATGTTTTAATTTACAGATCCTTAAGGGGCTGTGGCCACGAACCCTTAGTTTCTCTTACCCCTCTATCTGAATTCTATCAGCATCTCGGTCATGGTTGAATTAGGAAATGCCCATTTTTATGACCCAGGAAAGCTCTGCTGTGGAAAAGAATGCTCTGGTGCCTCATCTCTTAAAGAATCCTGCTGTCAAGTGGGGTTATGCAGTGGACCAGGGTGGTTCCCAAGAGTCATTCTGCTGAACAAAAGTGGGGTTCTGGTAGGTTGGGTCTTAGGAAAATTTAGCTTGTCAGGAAAAGGCAGGATGGAAGGGAAAACAAGTTTTGGAAGGATGTTATTTTGTCCTGAGAGAGAAGCTTTGTCTCGTACCTCGTTGTCACTATTGTGGTTGTAGTCCTGCTCTTCTTCTTAGTGTCTCATCTCGTTCTCTGTcactttgttcttgttcttttactgccctgctctgcctcctTGAGTCActgtctagcacaggggtccccaaactttttacacagggggccagttcactgtccctcagcccgttggagggccagactataaaaaaaactatgaacaaatccctatgcacaccgcacatatcttattttaaagtaaaaaaaaaaaaagggaacaaatacaatatttaaaataaagaacaagtaaatttaaatcaacaaactgaccagtatttcaatgggaactatgctcctctcactgaccatcaatgaaagaggtgccccttccggaagtgtggcgggggccagataaatggcctcagggggctgcatatggcctgagggccatagtttggagacccctggtctagcataTGCCCTGCCCATTACTGTGGACCCATTAAGATTAGGTCCCTGCTTTAACTTATTCACTCCCATCATGCTTTTGGGGGCCCATGGACCTCCACGTGGAGGTCGGCAGCAGCCGTCCATCATGAAACCGCCTCCCTGGGCTCTTCCTTCCAGGCCCATTGTGGACCTCATCGGAGCCATGGAGACGCAGTCTGAGCCCTCGGAGTTAGAACTGGACGATGTCGTCATCACCAACCCTCACATCGAGGCCATCCTGGAGACCGGGGACTGGATTGAAGATGCCTCGTAAGGCCGCGGGGGTGGTTTGCTTTCCACTAGCCCTCTGGGAGCAGCAGCCGGGACTCCTCGGGCCCTTTTCTGGCGTCCTTGGCTGAGCACTTGACTGGGCCCCCAGGAGCCTGTGTCAGTATCTGCTCCTGCCCTGCTCTCACCAGGAGGGAAATCAGAATATGACATAACAGTGTTTGTGCTGCACCCACATTCTATCCCCATTCTGTAACCTGAACTCTGAGATCCGTGGTGTGTGGCAAAAGTTGTCTTAGAGTCACCCAGATGAGCTTGGTTATCACTGGGGTGCCCACGAGTCCGACAGGCTCCAGGGATGAAGCCTTTGTCTCCAGTGTCCTCAGGGATCTCTCCACTTTCCCACCATTCAGTCATTCGTTCCCCCGGCCGAGGTCTGTGGGGCACTGTGTGCGGGCACCGTGTGCAGGGCACTGGGCCAGGCCCTGCAGGTATTAAACTGGTGGTGGAGACAGAATTCTCCTTGATACACTGTCTCAGAAGTGATAGGGGTCTCTGTGCACACACAGCGGTCACACGGTAGAGGCGATGTCTAGTGGTCCATGGGacggggaggtgggggtggactTTGTGAAGGATGTCACAGGGAAGGTGCCTTGTGATGTGGGTCTTGAAAGATGAGGGACTCCCCCAGCTGAGCCTAAAAGGAAGGCTATTCTGGGAGGAAGGAACAGCATCAGAAGCTCCGGGCGTGCGGGACTGGGGGGAAGAGAGCTAAtgaagagggtgggggtgggcagggaaggTTAAGGACAGAAGGTGCTGGCCCATTTAGCTCATGGACTTGTGCATTTTAATCCTGAGCCTCCCTGCTCAGGGGGTTTCCAGGTGTGTCAGAGCTCGGTGAGGAGCAGGGGTGGCAGGAGGGAGCTGGGTCTGTAAAGATAAGCACTGACACTTTCCTCCTGTCTCCCCAGGGGCCTCATGTCCCACTGCATCGCCATCTTGAAGGTAATTCTCTTTGATTGCCGCAGAAGTAAAGGGGTgatcccagatcgatgctctacccactccGCCACCGCCGGTCAGGCAGATGTGTTTTTCAATTCTTAGTGGAGATTATCTTGACTAATAGTATAGTAgtaataatgaaatatttgacCAGTTGtaaatattgtttgttttttcatttcagtaACTTGGGGAATCACGTGTTtatcgctctctctctttctctctctttttttttttgtatttttccgaagctggaaacggggaggcagtcagacagactgcctcatgcgcccgaccgggatccacccggcatgctcaccagggggcgatgctctgcccatctggggcattgctctgttgcaaccagagccattctagcgcctgaggcagaggccatggagccatcctcagcgcctgggccaactttgctccaatggtgccttggctgtgggagaggaagagagatacagagaggaaggagagggggaagggtggagaagcagatgggctcttctcctgtgtgccctggctgggaattgaacccgggactcctgcacaccaggccgatgctctaccactgagccatccggccagggcccattatctctctttttgttcACACATTTATCTCTGTGTCTAATAATTATTCAAGATTTCAAAAAAAGACAGCTTCGTCTTTTCATCAGTGCCTTTCAGCATAAGATATTAAAAAGTCTTttatcctgccctggccagatagctcctgtggttacagcatcgtcctgatatgaaaaggttgctggttcaatccccagtcagggcatgtacagaaacagatagatagatgtctctctctctcccttctgctctctctaagatcataaataagtaaaaagaaaaaaaagtctttcatCTTGCCTCTTCTTCAGCCGTCTCTCTTGGGAACAAAGAAATGCCTAGTAGGAAATGTCATCACAGAGTCCAAGCTTATTATTTAATTCCAAGAAGCTCTTTGGGTGTAGATAAACGTAGATGATGTAGGCAGAGACAGGCACAGTGTCTAGAGCAGTAGCGGTAAACTGTGTCTGTCTTCCACCAACCAGGATGTGACCCAGCACTGGGTTTGTCCCCTTCCCTTGCCTGTTAGAGGAGGAGGACGGGGGCTCCTGAGGTAGAGGATGAGTCAGCCGCAAGGAGTCTTATTGGACTGGAACCAATGGTCCATCCTGGGACCTTAGATCAAGGGAGCGGTTCTGGCTTCCTATTGACGTCTCAAGGGCCTTTTGTTTTGGCCAGCTGCCTTGGAGTCCCTGTGGAGGGGCTCAGGGACTCTCTCCTGGGGGGGTTCCTGGGCTCCTTTGTGCCCTCTCTTTTCCAACCCCAAGTATATATAAAGTGATGGGATTTCTTTGCCAGGGACAGAGGCACCTCCAGGAACAAAGCTTTGGGGTGGCCAGCAGTGTGTGTGGATCGTGAGAAAGGCACGTGTCATTCACATGCCTTTGTCCTATTTTTCTCCAAAGTCCTTTCATCATTATCTAGACAAGCACACTAGTAAATTACCTTAGAGCATTGTTGAAATAAATGGCACTTTTGGAGGATGTGCTAAAAGGGGAAGCTGTCCTTTGTCCAGCCAGGTGTCTGCGGGTGCCCCATTGTAGATGGAAGACTAAACCAGGAGGTGAAGGAATAGAAAGTAGGTTTTCCCCTTAAACGAGCTGGTGAAATCAGAGCAGGTGATTTTTCTTAGATTATTTGAGCTTAGATGTTTCTCAGTGAAAACCCTGACCCTGATCTgaggttcctcccctcccccaccttcagcCCTGTCTcaccctctgcctctcccacccaTTTCCTCTCATTCCTGTGTACTTTTCACTTTAATATGTCCATTGGGTTAGGGGGCCCAGCTGTGGGGGGGGACCCCGGGTGGGGGTCATATTTGAATTTGTGGGGGTGGCAGAAGCCCTTCAGGGGCTCGGTCAGCCCTGTCACCTCTCTCCTTGCTGTCTTAGATCTGTCACACTCTGACAGAAAAACTTGTTGCCATGACAATGGGCTCAGGAGCCAAGATGAAGACTTCAGCCAGTGTCAGCGACATCATCGTGGTGGCCAAGCGGAtcagccccaggtgagtggtcaGGGCCTTCGGTCCCCACGCTCCATGGGTAAGCAAGGTGGCGGGCATGGCCAGGCCCCGGGACACTCCACAGGCCACTGTTACTGGTGTCCTGAACATGCTCAGAGCATCCAGGAGGGGTCAGGTGTTGAGACACTTTCAAGGTAAGTTGATCTCACAGTCGCCGACCTCCGGAAGGCTTGGGAGAGTCCAGCACAGGACTAGAGCTGTGGTCCCACAGGTCCCACGGGGCTGCTCCCTTTCTCAGTCCCGTGCCGGCTGGGGCTGCTTCCCCCCTTTGCCCCTCCCGTCTCCCAGGCTCCAGGGCAGTCAGCCCATTTCCCACAGGGGCCCACAGCCCCCTCTGCAGTGACCTCCTGGCCATGTCCTGTCCCACACCCGCATCTGTATTGGACACTAATTTTGGCGTGGCTGTCACCCGCTGCCCCACGCATGGCCCAGCCAGCAGCCTCCAGGACTGGGTGGGAGGTGAGGCCACACGTCACTCAGATCTCCCAAATTCCAGGCATCTGCAAAATCCCACGTGGGAGGCAACAGCAGTTTGCAGTCAACAGCTACACCAGCTTCTTGGGCTCAATTTGATGAAGAAAAAACTCTTTTCTTTAGAGAGGGGCTCTGCTGAGTTTGTGCTGCCATCTGGTGGCTGGTATGTGGGTGTGCCTGAGTGCAGTATTGTCCCTTGTCCAGGTTTTCTTCATCAGTCACAGGGGAGGGTGCCTGCAGGTCGCTGGTGGGAATGTGGCGCCTCCTGTGTTCCAGGGGCTCTTGCTTCCTGGATGCTGAGAGTGCCCATGGCTCTGCATCTTCTCAGCAGCTCCTCAGCTCCAAGACAAGAACATTTAAAGACATCTATTTTCAAGTGTGTTTAGAAATCAAACActacattgttattttttcttcctgattaTCAAGTGGTCCAAGAGCAAAAATTTGCTGCAAGACCTTGTACCATGCAAGTAAGAATGAATAGTTTGTTCCTTTCTGAACTAGATTTAAATAATTACCCATACAGTATACCATGTATTCAATACAACAGAGCAGTTTGCACCCAAATTAAATTGTCGGGTTTGTTTTTTACCTGTTCTGTATAACCTATAaccatgttgttttttttttttaaaaaaacaaagataataaatacctgtaaaaataaaaccatggcAGAAATCAATTATCTAGAAAGTAGAGTATTCCCTAATTCTGCCCCCTCCCAATTCCTGGGCTAACTTATTGGAGTGTGTATTCCTCCAGACCTTTCTTTTCTGCCATTTCATagcttttgtttattgatttttatgcaaatggaatcaATCAAACTGTATATGTTGTTcggcagtttttctttttttcttttttttgtatttttccaaagttagaagtggagaggcagtcagactcccgcatgcgcccaaccaggatccacccggcatgcccatcagggggcgatgctctgcccatctggggcgttgttctgttgcaaccagagccactctagcgcctgaggtggaggccatggagccatccccagcacccgggcccactttgctccaatggagccttggctgcaggaggggaagagagagatagagaaaaaggagagggggaaggatggagaagcagatgggcacttctgtgtgtcctgactgggaattgaatccgggacttccacatgctgggctgacactctaccactgagccaaccactcagggcagttgtttttttttttaaataaatagtgcATCTTTAACATCATCCCAGAtgtttgaacattttattttctaagccaGTAGGACTACAACCAATCCAGAAAACTAAATGTTCTCTAAAGGGAACCTGACATCTCCCTGAGGCTCTGTGGACAATGcaaaatcagtcagagaaagaaccaCTGCAGACGGTCCTGATATCATCAGAGAAGAGCTGGGCTGAGGagaggtgggaaggaaggagggaggaaaggggacagGGACTGAAACACTGACAGCCCTTTGCCTCCCCTCAGAGTGGACGACGTTGTGAGATGCATGTACCCCCCGCTGGACCCGAAGCTCCTGGACGCACGGTGAGAGGGGTCGCTCTTCTCTCCAGGCTGCGGGCCCCGGCTGACCAGAGCCGGGAGGTCGGCGTTTGGGTTGCTGAGGAGAAGGCTGTTTGCTGGACTCCTGGGCTGTCTGGGCCTTGGGTGCCCTTCAGTGCAGAGTGAGTGGTCAGCCAGCCAGTGGGCCGACCTGGCTGGGGTAGAGGCCAGGCCTCTCCCTGACTCCGTGACAGGGAAGAGTCAGTTtagattttgaatttttatgatcACACATCCAGCCCTACTGAGTCCTATCAGcacctcccctcccttccattGCCCACCATCTGCTCTCTCCCTGCTCGGTGGACCTGGGAGCAGACACTCCTTTGCTGTGGGTGCCGCCCGGGGGGTGAATGGGCGCCTGGTGAGCAGGGCAGTGAGGGTGGACGTGAGGCCTCAGCTGAAGCTGTGCTCCCCCGCACAGGACACGCCCAGGAGCCCCTCTCTCGGGATCCGCCCCTACTGCACAGAACGGTGTCGCCTTTGAAGTTGTTGTTCTacgtatttatgcatttattggttgatactTGTttctgccctgaccggggatcaaacccagaaccttgatgtattgggatgatgctctaaccaacagaactacCCGGTTAGGGCGGAGCACGGTACCATCTTTAAATTACACCTTCACCAACCTTGTAGGGAAGGGACTACAGTTTTGGGAACATACTTTTGAATTCAGACCATATGGTACAAAGCCCCTGCTCTCCTAAGGACCCTGAATCTGGTATTGTTTTGTTCTAGGACAACTGCCCTGCTCCTGTCTGTCAGTCATCTGGTGCTGGTGACCAGGAATGCCTGCCACCTGACTGGGGGCCTGGACTGGATTGACCAGTCCCTGTCAGCAGCTGAGGAGCACTTGGAAGTCCTTCGAGAAGCAGCCCTGGCTTCTGAGCCAGATAAAGGCCTCGCAGGCCCTGAGGGCTTCCTGCAGGAGCAGTCAGCCATTTAGAGCCTGCTGGCCAGCAGCTGACTCCAGGGCCGCCTGCTGCTGTCTGGGCGGCCCCTCCGAGACTTCCATTTTCCCTGCAGTTAGTTGTTCCACGGGGCTCGGGAGTCCAGCTGTGTGCACAGCAGAGCAGAGAGTGGCAGTCCAGTACCAGTCAGGGAGACGTCATTCCCCACGTGCGGGAGACCTTTGCAAACTGGCGGACTGTGGTCCCTATCTGGCTCACCCCATGCTTTCTGGAAGATTGAGCTGCCATCAAAGACCAGGACGTTTCACCTCACAATCGTCATTTCTGGCTTCTCTGCAACAATCAGAATGTGAGGCAACTCGGATCTGCATTTTCAACACAGGACAATCAGTTGAACTAAGGAGAGTTGCCTCTTTGGACGTGTACTCTGTCACCTGGCTTGTTTCTTTTGTGTCATATGCCTGGTCCCTGGGGCCTCTGAGCCCCTGTCCCCTTCACAGGTGTGGGTGTGAAGGTGAGCACTGCAGGGCTGCTTGTTCCCTTTCCATCACTGTGCCTGCAGTTCTCCCTCGCTACCACAAGGTGGATAGTAAACGTGCACTTAGGTTTCTCTTGGTGTGTGGTTATTGAGTCAAATTCAAATGCCTGTGGGACATACTTATCTGAGAACTGAGGGTGGAAGAAGGTAGCCCAGGAGTCCTCAGAATGCCCTGTGTGTGGGCCAAGGGGAACTATTTAAAAACCCCTGAGTTCAGGAAGAGGTGAAGATACCACCACACATTCGTTTCCACATTAGCAATGACCATGAAGGATGTGTTCTGTATTCTTTTGACATAGGTTTGTTTTGTAAAAATGGAAAGATGAGGGGCATTTTTATGACTTTAGACCTTTGTGAGACCCAGAATCACCACCACATAATCTATACACACACCTAGATTGCTTAATTCCCGCCATAAACGCTGGGGACGCCTCACATGCTTTGCTCTCCTCAGGTTCTCAGAGCCAGCCTTGCTCTGGGAGAGGGGCCGGGCTGGGGGCTGCCGTGGTTATGTCTGATGCTGTGAAGCGTGTGTACCAGTGGCTGCCCCCACCCCGGGACATGGTCAGGAGAGGGAAGCTGGAGCTCACTCTCATGGACTGAAGGATGGATATGGATGGTCCACTCCCATCAGTTCTGAATGCATGCTAGGTAGTTCACTTTCCTGTCCTGCTGCTAAGCTATGGGTGGGAAATGTCCACAAAGCCACTTGGACTTTCCTATTTGTAGCCTCCATACATAGGCATCCACAGTCCTcctgtttttgtcctttttcctccctttcaAAACCCGCTTTCATAACCAGACTGGAAACTAGTTCTTGAGAGGGTTACAATGGCTGCCACAGTTGTAAATGTCCTCTGCACTTGACCGGGACCAGAACCCTACCCCAAAGAGAAGCAGCCCTGGCTTCTCAAGTACCATCACCCAGGTGTGGAGTTAGAGAAGTGTCCCCTAAAGTGACACCCACGGTCACCTTCTCTGAGCTCTGCACGTCCTGGCACACCTGCTTCCCGATCCCCGGGATGCTGCCGTTGCAGCGCGAGGAAGGTTGAAGATGGTGGAAGTGTCTCCTGATGGCAGGGCCTCCGGTTCCGCTGCTGGGAGTGTTCCTTTCGTCTCCAGTGCAGGGCACAGTAGAAGTCTCTGGAGAAGGCTGTGTGTTCCTGGCTGATGGTTGAGGTGGAAGCACCATCTCTCGGCCGGAGGAAGTCCTCAACCTCTAGACCCTCTGGGATTTGGCTGAAGTTGCCTTCTCCCTTGGGAGGGGCTGGTTGGCGAGCCCCTGCGGCCCCTGTCCAGGACCCAGGATCCAGCCAGGAGTGGTTTCCCAGGGGACAGACGCATCCCAGGTCCCTGGTTCACTAGGGTCTATGTGCATGGTGGGAGGTCTTTTTCTTCGGTGACCCCTACACCATCCTGCCCTGGAGAATGAGCTCAGACTCAAATTGTGAATGACAAAAGAATTAGGATAGGAACTGATATTGAGAAGGGTAAAATCTTTGAAGTTAGACTTAGAGTCAAATGTGGGCTCGGTCATGTAAGGTGTGAGCTTGAACAggctacttaacctctctgctcCTTAGCTCTCTCACCTGGAAACTCAAGGCTACTGCCTCACCGGGTTGGCATGTGAATCAGATGAAATGTATGTGAAATGCCCAATTGTGTGCCTGCTACTGATTAGCCAACATTAACCTTCTTTCCCCAAGCCTTCCCCCTAACGC from Saccopteryx leptura isolate mSacLep1 chromosome 2, mSacLep1_pri_phased_curated, whole genome shotgun sequence carries:
- the LOC136391922 gene encoding transmembrane protein 98 → METVVIVAIGVLATIFLASFAALVVVCRQRYCRPRDLLQRYDSKPIVDLIGAMETQSEPSELELDDVVITNPHIEAILETGDWIEDASGLMSHCIAILKICHTLTEKLVAMTMGSGAKMKTSASVSDIIVVAKRISPRVDDVVRCMYPPLDPKLLDARTTALLLSVSHLVLVTRNACHLTGGLDWIDQSLSAAEEHLEVLREAALASEPDKGLAGPEGFLQEQSAI